A genomic segment from Candidatus Lernaella stagnicola encodes:
- a CDS encoding efflux RND transporter periplasmic adaptor subunit, protein MKLRNIIIAIIVLGLAGLIAFRFFTAGKGEKTPSIDDVRRADGVPVDVYAIQNATFEKWLEKTGALEGINQASIYANMPARIRTVHVQQGQKVGAGRAIVSLDALSSTQSYAAREGARLQYETAKREFDRLQPLHEAGALSDSQLDRARLAMDTARAVSRDAAASLTLKTPIAGVVTDVRVRAGQKVEPGETLAVVAKTDQARVKMDVSSSDIKKIAAGQVAMVVENGDNELASGQVCCVSLSADPKTRLFLVEAILDSNGLLPPGTLQRVKIRTDFQENALQVPSDALHTDAKGYFVFVVGGENKAEKRPIVIGPHNNKMVVVEDGLQAGEQVVVWGANLLSGGEKVQIHKVVEQL, encoded by the coding sequence ATGAAACTTCGCAACATCATCATTGCGATTATTGTTCTCGGCCTCGCCGGTTTGATTGCTTTTCGCTTCTTCACCGCCGGTAAGGGTGAGAAAACGCCGAGTATCGATGACGTGCGCCGCGCCGATGGCGTTCCCGTAGACGTTTATGCCATCCAAAACGCCACGTTCGAGAAGTGGTTGGAGAAGACAGGCGCCCTCGAAGGCATCAACCAGGCGTCGATTTACGCCAACATGCCCGCTCGGATCCGCACGGTGCACGTGCAACAGGGGCAAAAAGTCGGCGCAGGGCGCGCGATCGTTTCGTTGGATGCCTTGTCGTCGACGCAATCGTATGCCGCGCGCGAAGGGGCGCGTTTGCAGTACGAGACGGCCAAGCGGGAATTCGACCGCCTTCAGCCCTTGCACGAAGCGGGCGCGCTCAGCGACAGCCAACTCGATCGAGCGCGCCTGGCCATGGACACCGCCCGGGCGGTGTCGCGCGACGCGGCCGCTTCGCTAACGCTTAAAACGCCGATTGCGGGCGTGGTGACTGACGTGCGCGTGCGGGCCGGGCAAAAGGTCGAACCGGGCGAGACGCTGGCCGTCGTCGCCAAGACGGATCAGGCCCGCGTGAAGATGGACGTATCCAGTTCAGACATCAAAAAAATCGCGGCCGGGCAAGTAGCCATGGTCGTTGAAAACGGGGATAACGAACTTGCGTCGGGCCAGGTCTGCTGCGTGAGCCTGTCGGCCGATCCCAAGACGCGGCTGTTTTTGGTGGAGGCCATTCTCGATTCCAACGGCCTCCTGCCCCCGGGAACCCTGCAACGCGTGAAGATTCGCACCGACTTCCAAGAAAACGCGCTGCAAGTCCCGTCTGACGCCCTGCACACCGATGCCAAGGGATATTTCGTATTCGTCGTCGGCGGTGAGAACAAAGCGGAGAAGCGGCCGATCGTCATCGGTCCGCACAATAATAAGATGGTTGTGGTGGAAGACGGCTTGCAGGCCGGAGAACAGGTTGTCGTTTGGGGCGCCAACCTCTTGTCCGGCGGCGAGAAAGTGCAAATCCACAAGGTCGTCGAGCAGCTCTAA
- a CDS encoding DNA internalization-related competence protein ComEC/Rec2, producing MIRRPLIPAAFALGLGLYVGRYFEHAVILAVVAVAAAGILLLLAWKRNRRIAGIAALALLAFALGLWRIDGVVRPKLPANHLAHWVHTGMVTIEGAMFDPPLMNNDGGGSFVLKAHKIIADDDSWTTAAGKVRIHFRHTLPPVECGATVRLRTRLEYIASPRTPGVYRWDWGEITQGIYLRGRLYSANSIRQIASEGITFHSLLEAIREKVRQRAAAAPAETGALARALVLGEKALLRPDIRESYRRAGIGHVLVVSGLHISAVAGLVFLLLWFAFSRFPALGHRFHPGRLAVLFALPVALLYTALAGASTSVLRACVMFVIAMLALYVGRRRDPLIALAAAACVVLTVYPGALWQAGFQYSFAAVAGMIHWAGLGRKLSELKTFEEEVAPRPLLSPARRWLVRGLVMSAAAFLATVPISLWHFGTIAPGALVANLVALPIYTSLVIPPLLAGSAAAWLAPAVTGWLWAVAALAADQVWGVALLIDALGGGERYLGRPTVIELALLVLLFVSVPYWSRRWIRRAAWATAAVLTVSLIFTPRLAHRFPAQTQVTMIDVGQGMSLHVRTAGGRHLLIDGGYDPRGRLVLPYLLAERVPAVDVLVVTHADPDHCLGLHAVLENLRVGEIWTAARPFAAENAGDYLWLLARAREKQIPVRELKAGESFRFDRLQVDVLNPPEEPPLAWRANDRSLALRIAAGPRNLLVTGDMERSAESHILAGGADLDVEMLQVGHHGSPSSSTPAFLDAVSPRLALIPVGFQNRYRFPAPSVMQSLRRRGTEIWRTDIDGTVRCFAQEQEWMCRSIAPPVTNPAMLR from the coding sequence ATGATTCGTCGCCCGCTGATTCCCGCCGCGTTCGCTCTGGGGCTGGGTTTGTACGTGGGTCGCTACTTCGAGCACGCCGTGATTCTCGCCGTTGTCGCGGTCGCGGCTGCTGGAATCCTCTTACTGCTGGCGTGGAAACGAAACCGGAGGATCGCGGGAATCGCCGCGTTGGCACTCCTCGCCTTCGCACTGGGCCTATGGCGCATTGATGGCGTGGTTCGGCCTAAGCTTCCGGCAAACCACCTCGCTCATTGGGTTCACACCGGCATGGTCACTATCGAAGGGGCGATGTTCGATCCACCGCTGATGAACAACGACGGCGGCGGCTCCTTCGTTTTGAAGGCACACAAAATCATCGCCGACGACGATAGCTGGACGACCGCCGCGGGTAAGGTGCGCATCCACTTTCGTCACACCCTGCCACCCGTCGAATGCGGCGCGACAGTCCGCCTGCGCACGCGCCTCGAATACATCGCGTCGCCCCGCACGCCCGGCGTCTACCGATGGGATTGGGGCGAGATCACGCAGGGAATCTATCTACGCGGCCGCCTGTACAGCGCCAATTCGATCCGGCAAATCGCCTCGGAAGGAATTACTTTTCATTCCTTGTTGGAGGCCATACGCGAAAAGGTTCGGCAACGGGCGGCGGCGGCTCCGGCGGAAACAGGGGCCTTGGCGCGAGCGCTGGTCCTCGGTGAGAAAGCGCTGCTTCGGCCCGACATTCGCGAGTCATACCGTCGCGCGGGGATCGGGCACGTGTTGGTCGTGTCGGGCCTGCACATTTCGGCCGTCGCCGGCTTGGTTTTTCTTCTTCTTTGGTTCGCGTTCAGCCGTTTTCCGGCGCTGGGCCACCGCTTTCACCCGGGCCGTCTCGCCGTTCTTTTCGCGCTTCCCGTGGCGTTGTTGTACACGGCGTTAGCGGGCGCGAGCACCAGCGTTCTGCGGGCCTGCGTCATGTTCGTCATTGCGATGCTCGCCTTATACGTAGGCCGGCGTCGTGACCCGCTTATCGCCCTCGCGGCGGCAGCCTGCGTCGTGCTGACCGTGTATCCGGGCGCTCTTTGGCAAGCCGGCTTCCAGTACAGCTTCGCGGCGGTCGCGGGCATGATTCACTGGGCGGGTCTGGGCCGCAAGCTTTCCGAACTCAAAACGTTCGAGGAAGAAGTTGCCCCGCGGCCATTACTTTCGCCCGCACGTCGCTGGTTGGTGCGGGGACTTGTCATGTCCGCCGCCGCGTTCCTGGCCACGGTGCCGATTTCCCTTTGGCACTTCGGCACGATCGCCCCCGGCGCGCTGGTCGCCAACCTGGTCGCCTTGCCGATCTACACTTCTTTGGTTATTCCCCCGCTTCTGGCCGGGAGTGCCGCGGCTTGGTTGGCCCCGGCGGTTACAGGCTGGCTGTGGGCGGTCGCCGCGCTTGCCGCCGATCAGGTATGGGGAGTCGCGCTGCTCATCGACGCCCTCGGCGGGGGCGAGAGGTACCTTGGTCGGCCCACGGTGATTGAACTTGCCTTGCTTGTGCTTCTTTTCGTGTCGGTACCGTATTGGTCGCGGCGTTGGATTCGGCGGGCCGCGTGGGCGACGGCGGCGGTCCTCACGGTAAGTCTGATATTCACGCCACGCCTCGCGCACCGTTTCCCGGCGCAAACCCAAGTGACGATGATCGACGTCGGCCAAGGCATGTCGCTGCATGTACGCACCGCGGGCGGGCGTCACCTCCTGATTGACGGCGGCTACGACCCGCGCGGGCGACTCGTGCTGCCCTATCTGTTGGCCGAACGCGTACCAGCCGTCGACGTCCTGGTCGTCACGCATGCCGACCCCGATCATTGCCTTGGCTTGCACGCGGTCTTGGAGAACCTCCGCGTTGGAGAGATCTGGACGGCGGCGCGACCCTTTGCGGCCGAAAACGCGGGAGACTACCTGTGGTTGCTCGCGCGGGCTCGGGAAAAGCAAATTCCGGTGCGGGAACTGAAAGCCGGCGAGTCATTCAGATTCGACAGGCTGCAAGTAGACGTACTCAATCCGCCGGAAGAGCCGCCTTTGGCGTGGAGAGCAAACGACCGCTCGCTCGCTCTGCGAATTGCCGCAGGACCGCGCAACCTATTGGTAACCGGCGATATGGAGCGGTCCGCTGAATCCCACATACTCGCCGGTGGCGCCGACTTGGATGTCGAGATGCTACAAGTGGGCCACCACGGCTCGCCCAGCAGCAGCACACCGGCTTTTTTGGACGCCGTCTCCCCGCGGCTCGCGCTAATACCGGTCGGTTTCCAAAACCGATATAGGTTTCCCGCGCCGAGTGTTATGCAGTCGTTGCGTCGACGCGGGACAGAGATTTGGCGCACCGATATCGACGGAACCGTTCGCTGCTTCGCACAGGAGCAAGAGTGGATGTGCCGGTCTATCGCCCCCCCAGTGACCAATCCGGCCATGCTTCGGTAA
- a CDS encoding radical SAM protein, whose protein sequence is MKLLLVSPSQLQDDGTPLRRKKAFLIPLSVYLLAGLTPSDWEIEVANDYTDKINYDGDYDLVGITTTTLHSRRGYEIAEQFRARGKKVVLGGFHPTLFPEEAQEKADALVCGEAELIWKDVLADAAAGNLKPRYQADRLCDMDQQPLPRFDLIDKKKYLNDVLPAEASRGCPYNCEYCSVTTFYGHKYRLRPPADVARDIKATGSRFIGFVDDNIAGRLDYSAELFQALIPLKIFWMSQVSIRLADDERVLALAARSGFRYAVIGIETLDPENLAAVGKKNVNKVEDYVAKTKLFQKYGITVCANLMFGFANDTPATFEKTYHFVEKHRFMVNPYIITPYPGTRLYDRMNADGSLLHKDFWRYTSYQTVFKPKNFTPAELDSHFMKFYMRCYSSSFIAKRFVKMLNWRQPWGSFMTQVAVAANSLAVRHNLKKGILPYY, encoded by the coding sequence ATGAAACTCCTGCTGGTCAGCCCTTCGCAATTGCAGGATGACGGCACGCCTTTGCGCCGCAAAAAGGCGTTTCTCATTCCCCTGTCGGTTTATCTGCTCGCCGGCCTCACGCCGTCGGATTGGGAAATCGAAGTCGCCAACGACTATACGGACAAAATCAACTACGACGGCGATTACGATTTGGTGGGCATCACGACGACCACTCTGCATTCACGGCGCGGCTACGAAATCGCCGAACAATTCCGGGCTCGCGGCAAGAAAGTCGTGCTGGGCGGTTTTCATCCGACGCTCTTCCCCGAAGAAGCGCAGGAAAAAGCCGACGCGCTTGTCTGCGGCGAAGCCGAACTTATTTGGAAAGACGTTCTGGCCGATGCGGCGGCGGGAAACCTCAAGCCGCGCTACCAGGCCGACCGCTTGTGCGACATGGACCAACAACCCCTGCCGCGCTTCGACCTGATCGACAAGAAGAAGTACCTCAACGACGTCTTACCCGCCGAGGCGTCCCGCGGCTGCCCGTACAATTGCGAATATTGTAGCGTCACGACGTTTTACGGTCACAAATATCGCTTGCGGCCGCCCGCCGATGTGGCGCGCGATATCAAGGCGACCGGCAGCCGTTTCATCGGCTTCGTCGACGACAACATTGCCGGACGTCTCGATTACTCCGCCGAACTTTTCCAGGCGCTGATTCCACTGAAGATTTTCTGGATGAGTCAGGTTTCCATCCGGCTGGCCGATGACGAACGAGTGCTCGCGCTGGCGGCGCGCAGCGGATTCCGATACGCCGTAATCGGCATTGAAACCTTGGACCCCGAGAACCTCGCGGCCGTCGGGAAGAAAAACGTGAACAAGGTGGAGGATTACGTCGCCAAGACAAAACTGTTCCAGAAATACGGCATCACCGTGTGCGCCAACCTCATGTTCGGTTTTGCCAACGACACGCCCGCGACCTTTGAGAAAACCTACCACTTCGTCGAAAAGCATCGGTTCATGGTCAACCCCTACATCATCACGCCGTACCCGGGAACACGGCTGTATGATCGAATGAATGCCGACGGTAGCCTGTTGCACAAAGACTTCTGGCGATACACGTCCTATCAAACGGTCTTCAAGCCGAAGAATTTCACGCCCGCCGAACTCGACAGCCATTTCATGAAGTTTTACATGAGATGCTACTCGTCGAGTTTCATCGCCAAGCGCTTTGTCAAAATGCTTAATTGGCGCCAACCGTGGGGCTCGTTCATGACGCAGGTCGCCGTGGCCGCTAACAGCCTGGCGGTTCGTCACAACCTCAAAAAGGGAATATTGCCCTACTACTAA
- a CDS encoding efflux RND transporter permease subunit, protein MFLAKLAVRRPVLTTMMIMLFVVVGFRGYRDLAQELMPEIEFPFVMIQTIYPGAGPKEVESQITQRIEDEVFSVSNLERMQSRSSENLSFIFLEFELGADEDLKAIEVKDKIERIRAELPDDAEPPAVFKFNPTDEPIMQLAVSSPRSLEETYRIADEKIKDQLAKIEGVSSVDIVGGREREIRVALDRYALRAYGLSVADVLMAVTAENVDFPVGRIISTQNELSLRLQAKYANLDQIRDVLVPTPHGTQVYVRDVAEVIDTYAEPRTQARYAGREAVSLEIQKKSEGNTVAISANIQKEVAALQEILPSDIKIETVQDSAEYIVDSVRDATTSILLGILLTAGLLWLFLHDIRATFIASISIPAAIIGTFMPMMFAGFTLNVISLMGLGVSVGVLVANAIVVLESISLHIARGEPADEAAINGTTRVAIAVIASTATNLVVFTPIAFMQGIIGQFFKQFGLTVVFATLFSLFMCFTLVPMLAAAFFRQGGKKHELGAVKKFGDAWDKGYASLAGEYKRSIAWSLRHRWVIVLTAVVAFFGGVMLFGFVGSELFPQSDQNVVSVSVKLPAGTSLRKSDEVFQEIDKRMTEQFGQYIEAGLQSIGGTTRGVEEGNIVFKLIDSSERDLSAKQIVDRARPYLAGIPAAEISVGLSTHGPGQGLQVQVIGEDLAKINDYAEQLMAQMRQVDGLVDIRSDYVTGKPELTFVPDREQMAAYGVNTAMVGQVLRLAFEGEVKTRYKESDEEYDIRVQLQQDQRRVASDFEEMFLRIGDDYIPLSQLGDFSFSTAETEINRKNKRRMVTVNANVGSGTLGDRQSALETLIAKNIDIEPGYLLHFAGQSEFMAETFQYIFEALILAIILTYMVLAAVLESFIHPITIMLTLPLGLIGVSLALFLSGISLNMMSLMAVVMLVGIVVNNAILILDRVTQFRLEGLAVREALVEAAGERLRPIIMMNSAIAISLTPQIMGSGAEFRAAIAMVTIGGVLVSTFFTLYLIPCVYTAFDRFAKPPRARDM, encoded by the coding sequence ATGTTCCTCGCCAAGCTGGCTGTCCGCCGTCCTGTACTTACCACGATGATGATCATGCTCTTCGTCGTCGTCGGTTTCCGTGGCTATCGAGACCTGGCGCAAGAGCTGATGCCGGAAATCGAATTCCCCTTCGTGATGATTCAGACGATCTACCCCGGCGCCGGTCCCAAAGAGGTCGAAAGTCAGATCACCCAGAGAATCGAGGACGAAGTGTTCTCGGTTTCCAACCTCGAGCGCATGCAATCGCGAAGTTCGGAAAACCTTTCGTTTATCTTTCTCGAGTTTGAGTTGGGCGCCGACGAAGACCTCAAGGCCATCGAGGTGAAAGATAAGATCGAGCGCATTCGCGCCGAATTGCCCGATGACGCCGAGCCGCCCGCGGTGTTCAAATTCAACCCGACCGACGAGCCGATCATGCAGCTCGCGGTCAGCAGCCCGCGCTCGTTGGAAGAAACCTACCGTATCGCCGACGAGAAGATCAAAGACCAACTCGCCAAGATCGAGGGCGTCTCGTCGGTGGACATCGTCGGTGGACGCGAACGGGAAATCCGCGTGGCGCTCGACCGCTACGCCCTGCGCGCCTACGGCCTTTCGGTTGCCGATGTGCTGATGGCGGTGACGGCCGAGAACGTCGACTTCCCCGTCGGCCGCATCATTTCCACTCAGAACGAACTTTCCCTGCGCTTGCAGGCGAAATACGCCAACCTCGACCAGATCCGCGACGTACTGGTCCCCACGCCCCACGGCACGCAGGTTTACGTACGCGACGTCGCGGAAGTCATCGACACCTACGCCGAACCCCGCACCCAAGCCCGATATGCCGGGCGTGAAGCCGTCAGCCTCGAAATCCAGAAAAAATCAGAAGGCAACACGGTGGCGATTTCGGCCAATATTCAAAAAGAAGTTGCCGCCTTGCAAGAAATCTTGCCCAGCGACATCAAAATCGAAACGGTACAGGATTCGGCTGAGTACATCGTCGACTCGGTTCGCGACGCCACGACCAGTATTCTGCTCGGCATTCTGCTGACTGCCGGGCTGCTCTGGCTGTTTTTGCACGACATCCGCGCCACTTTCATCGCCTCGATTTCGATTCCGGCCGCGATTATCGGCACCTTCATGCCGATGATGTTCGCCGGCTTCACCCTCAATGTTATTTCTCTGATGGGCCTGGGCGTCAGCGTCGGCGTGCTGGTAGCCAACGCGATCGTCGTGCTGGAAAGCATCAGCCTGCATATCGCCCGCGGCGAGCCGGCAGATGAAGCGGCGATCAACGGTACCACCCGCGTCGCCATTGCGGTCATCGCTTCGACCGCCACGAACCTGGTTGTGTTCACGCCGATCGCGTTCATGCAAGGCATCATCGGTCAATTCTTCAAGCAGTTCGGCTTGACGGTCGTTTTCGCGACCCTCTTCTCACTGTTCATGTGCTTCACCCTCGTACCGATGCTCGCGGCGGCGTTTTTCCGCCAAGGCGGCAAAAAGCACGAACTTGGCGCCGTCAAAAAGTTCGGCGACGCGTGGGATAAGGGCTATGCGAGCCTGGCCGGCGAGTACAAACGCAGCATTGCCTGGAGCCTGCGCCATCGTTGGGTGATTGTACTCACGGCGGTGGTTGCGTTCTTCGGCGGCGTTATGCTTTTCGGCTTCGTCGGGTCCGAACTCTTTCCGCAGTCCGATCAGAACGTCGTCAGCGTGTCGGTCAAGTTGCCCGCCGGCACCAGCCTGCGCAAAAGCGACGAAGTCTTTCAGGAAATCGACAAACGCATGACCGAGCAATTCGGCCAATATATCGAGGCGGGATTGCAGTCGATCGGAGGCACCACCAGAGGCGTGGAGGAAGGGAACATTGTCTTCAAGCTGATCGACAGCTCCGAACGCGACCTATCGGCCAAGCAAATCGTCGACCGCGCCCGCCCGTACTTGGCCGGGATTCCCGCCGCGGAGATTTCGGTTGGCCTCAGCACCCACGGCCCGGGCCAGGGACTGCAGGTCCAGGTGATCGGCGAAGACCTGGCAAAAATCAACGACTACGCCGAGCAACTCATGGCGCAGATGCGTCAAGTCGACGGCTTGGTGGATATCCGTTCGGATTACGTCACCGGCAAGCCCGAACTGACCTTTGTCCCCGACCGCGAACAGATGGCGGCCTACGGCGTGAACACGGCCATGGTCGGGCAGGTTTTGCGCCTCGCCTTCGAAGGCGAGGTAAAGACACGCTACAAGGAAAGCGACGAGGAGTACGATATTCGCGTGCAGCTCCAGCAAGATCAGCGACGGGTCGCCTCCGACTTTGAAGAAATGTTCCTGCGTATCGGCGACGACTACATTCCGCTGTCTCAATTGGGCGATTTCAGTTTCAGCACCGCTGAAACGGAGATCAACCGCAAGAACAAACGCCGGATGGTCACCGTTAACGCCAACGTCGGATCGGGCACCCTCGGCGATAGACAGTCCGCTCTGGAGACGTTGATCGCCAAGAACATCGACATCGAACCCGGCTACCTGCTTCACTTCGCCGGCCAGTCCGAGTTCATGGCCGAAACCTTCCAGTACATTTTCGAAGCGTTGATTCTAGCCATCATCCTGACCTACATGGTGCTGGCCGCGGTGCTCGAAAGTTTCATCCACCCCATCACCATCATGCTGACCCTGCCCCTCGGATTGATCGGCGTCTCGCTGGCGCTGTTCCTCTCGGGCATATCGCTCAACATGATGAGCTTGATGGCCGTGGTCATGCTCGTGGGCATCGTGGTCAACAACGCGATTCTAATCTTGGACCGCGTCACGCAGTTTCGACTCGAAGGCCTTGCCGTGCGAGAGGCGCTGGTTGAAGCTGCCGGCGAACGCCTGCGCCCGATCATCATGATGAACAGCGCCATCGCCATCAGCCTGACGCCGCAGATCATGGGCAGCGGCGCCGAGTTCCGCGCCGCCATCGCCATGGTCACCATCGGCGGCGTCTTGGTCTCAACCTTCTTTACGCTGTATCTGATTCCCTGCGTCTACACGGCCTTCGACCGTTTTGCGAAACCGCCGCGCGCCCGCGACATGTAG
- a CDS encoding radical SAM protein, whose amino-acid sequence MAKKRLLLVLPSHFGRDGELITVKKASLNLNLSLVTVAGLTPSEYFDIEIMNDYVHPVDTSTPADLVAISTLTTTAERAYELADGFRAHGVTVVLGGYHVWAFPDEAAAHADSICIGEAEMVWPEAVDDFLRGALKPKYVADGPASLAGQPVPRYDLINKQDYKIEVYPVESSRGCPLNCDYCAVTAYHGGRHRLKPVADVVRNIKSTGSRFIAFTDDNIIAQRDYARELFKALIPLDIRWMCQSTMYMADDAELIDLAVRAGLRFSWMGIESINPAALAEVHRRINQVEEFERRIEEFNRRGVLVGANIIFGFDQDVPESFDATYEFLVRNKVFPFLYILTPVPGTKLFQRMEAEGRLLHRKWSRYTGYETVFKPKNLTPEQLDDLYFETLARLFTLRHNFNRSLSKIRLRNLKEDFFVQLGAFVVGSQVGYAARHRIPDYW is encoded by the coding sequence ATGGCGAAAAAACGTTTGTTGTTGGTACTCCCGAGCCACTTCGGCCGGGACGGCGAATTGATCACCGTGAAGAAAGCTTCCCTCAACCTGAATTTGAGTTTGGTGACTGTAGCGGGATTGACGCCCAGTGAGTATTTCGACATCGAAATCATGAACGATTACGTGCACCCTGTGGACACCTCTACACCGGCCGACCTCGTGGCGATTTCCACGCTGACGACCACGGCGGAGCGAGCCTACGAACTGGCCGACGGTTTTCGGGCGCACGGCGTGACGGTCGTTCTGGGCGGTTATCACGTGTGGGCTTTTCCCGACGAGGCCGCGGCGCACGCCGACTCGATATGCATCGGCGAGGCGGAGATGGTTTGGCCCGAGGCCGTCGATGATTTTCTGCGCGGAGCCTTGAAGCCGAAATACGTGGCAGACGGGCCTGCGTCACTGGCCGGTCAGCCGGTGCCGCGTTACGACTTGATCAACAAGCAGGACTACAAAATCGAAGTGTATCCGGTCGAATCCTCGCGCGGTTGTCCGCTGAATTGCGACTACTGCGCGGTGACCGCCTATCACGGCGGGCGGCATCGCTTGAAACCGGTGGCGGACGTCGTGCGCAACATCAAGTCGACCGGCAGCCGTTTCATCGCCTTCACGGACGACAACATCATCGCGCAACGCGACTACGCGCGAGAGTTGTTCAAGGCGCTCATACCTCTGGATATTCGATGGATGTGTCAGAGCACGATGTACATGGCCGACGATGCGGAGTTGATCGACCTGGCGGTGCGAGCGGGGCTGCGGTTCTCGTGGATGGGCATTGAGTCGATCAATCCGGCGGCGTTGGCCGAGGTGCATCGGCGCATCAATCAGGTGGAGGAATTCGAGCGGCGCATCGAAGAGTTCAACCGTCGCGGCGTGCTGGTTGGGGCGAACATCATCTTCGGTTTCGACCAGGATGTTCCGGAGTCGTTCGACGCGACGTACGAATTTTTGGTGCGTAACAAGGTGTTCCCGTTTTTGTATATTTTGACGCCGGTTCCGGGTACCAAACTATTTCAGCGCATGGAGGCCGAGGGGCGCTTGTTGCACCGGAAGTGGTCGCGCTATACGGGATACGAGACGGTTTTCAAGCCGAAGAATCTAACGCCGGAACAGCTCGACGATTTGTACTTCGAGACGCTGGCGCGACTTTTCACCTTGCGCCACAATTTCAATCGCTCCCTGTCGAAGATACGCTTGCGAAACCTAAAGGAAGATTTCTTCGTTCAGTTGGGGGCGTTCGTCGTCGGCAGTCAGGTCGGCTACGCGGCGCGGCACCGCATTCCCGACTACTGGTAA
- a CDS encoding TolC family protein, protein MMHHGGRFWFACLSVCAILAALAVDAARAAENDLLPLRLTIEKAVELALSHNESVRIADESINEAKGTYREYAADAFPQISGVVGYTRHLERRFSEVDMTAFNPLLAQMGAPPLEKSKQYFNSQHEWDFRLMAEQNLFTFGKVSNAIRLGSVFKKIARENKQLAVKDVALQTRQSFLTVLFAQEALSVAESNLKLTKETYDVVRNKAKQGVMSRFDLLIVESELAMAEPTVMAAERNLETAKQALLHVIGEPLDRTVSIVGELKFESLEGDVSEFVRRAVLQRPELRALSLQKDMYDYSHKIARALYLPTLTANATYAQSGGSDKQIWPEDEPGDASDGFQPSLNFGVQLYVPLFDGLRAYGRMKQMAAKRQTSRLQIAQATRGIKLEVTSLAKQIRTTEAMVAANMKAVEVAAEANHLAQLRFENGLGTRLEVTDARNNLNRAKLGLAATLFDLNDARARLQRAMGE, encoded by the coding sequence ATGATGCATCATGGAGGCCGTTTCTGGTTCGCCTGCTTGAGTGTATGCGCCATCTTGGCGGCCTTGGCCGTCGATGCGGCACGGGCGGCGGAGAATGACCTCCTCCCCTTGCGCCTGACCATCGAAAAAGCCGTTGAGCTGGCCCTATCCCATAACGAATCGGTGCGCATCGCTGATGAGTCGATTAACGAAGCCAAGGGCACGTATCGGGAATACGCCGCCGACGCCTTCCCGCAGATCAGCGGCGTGGTCGGTTACACGCGCCATCTCGAGCGACGTTTTTCCGAAGTCGATATGACGGCCTTCAATCCGCTGTTGGCGCAAATGGGCGCGCCGCCGCTGGAAAAATCAAAGCAGTATTTCAATTCCCAGCACGAGTGGGATTTCCGCCTCATGGCCGAGCAGAATCTGTTCACCTTCGGCAAGGTGAGCAATGCCATTCGCTTAGGATCGGTCTTTAAGAAGATCGCGCGCGAAAACAAGCAGTTGGCGGTCAAGGATGTGGCGCTGCAAACCCGCCAGTCGTTTTTGACCGTGCTTTTCGCGCAAGAGGCGCTGAGTGTCGCCGAGTCAAACCTGAAGCTAACCAAAGAAACGTACGACGTGGTACGCAACAAGGCGAAGCAAGGCGTGATGAGCCGCTTCGATCTGCTGATCGTCGAGTCGGAACTGGCGATGGCCGAGCCCACCGTAATGGCCGCCGAGCGCAACCTCGAAACCGCGAAGCAGGCCTTGCTGCATGTCATCGGTGAGCCGCTGGATCGCACGGTATCCATTGTCGGCGAATTGAAATTCGAGTCGCTTGAAGGCGATGTCTCTGAATTCGTGCGCCGCGCGGTTCTGCAGCGCCCGGAATTGCGCGCCTTGAGCCTGCAAAAAGACATGTACGATTATTCGCACAAGATCGCCCGCGCGCTCTACCTGCCCACCCTCACGGCTAACGCAACCTACGCCCAATCGGGTGGTTCCGATAAGCAAATCTGGCCCGAGGATGAGCCCGGCGACGCCTCCGACGGTTTCCAGCCGTCGCTCAATTTCGGCGTGCAGTTGTATGTCCCGCTTTTCGACGGATTGCGCGCTTACGGCCGGATGAAGCAGATGGCCGCCAAACGGCAGACGTCCCGCCTGCAAATCGCTCAGGCAACGCGCGGAATTAAATTGGAAGTGACGAGTTTGGCAAAACAAATTCGCACCACTGAAGCAATGGTCGCCGCGAACATGAAAGCCGTGGAAGTGGCCGCCGAAGCCAACCACTTGGCGCAGCTTCGTTTCGAAAACGGACTCGGTACGCGATTGGAAGTGACCGACGCACGCAATAATTTGAATCGGGCCAAACTCGGTTTGGCCGCGACGCTATTTGATCTGAATGACGCCCGCGCCCGCTTGCAGCGAGCGATGGGAGAATAA